In a single window of the Chondrocystis sp. NIES-4102 genome:
- a CDS encoding SNARE associated Golgi protein: MSTDLFSLDILQEFAHLYGYWAVFFGIALENMGIPLPGETIVIVGGFLAGSGELNYWWVLASAIAGAALGDNFGYWVGRSGGWQLLVKIGKIFRIEEQQLEQAKDRYSRNAAQAVFLGRFVTILRIFAGPLAGITKMPYQKFLFYNFSGAAVWSTTIVTLAYFLGNVVSLEQIIIWFSQAGIAALALLIALLGIVFVWEYRQKKLLPKD, from the coding sequence ATGTCAACTGATCTATTTTCCTTAGATATTTTACAAGAGTTCGCCCATCTATACGGTTATTGGGCGGTATTTTTTGGTATTGCCTTAGAAAATATGGGTATCCCCTTACCTGGAGAAACTATTGTTATAGTTGGTGGTTTTTTAGCTGGTAGTGGGGAATTAAATTATTGGTGGGTTTTGGCAAGCGCGATCGCTGGTGCTGCTTTGGGGGATAATTTTGGTTATTGGGTTGGTAGATCTGGTGGGTGGCAATTATTAGTTAAAATTGGCAAAATTTTTAGAATTGAGGAGCAACAATTAGAGCAAGCAAAAGATCGTTACAGTAGAAATGCTGCTCAAGCGGTTTTTTTGGGTCGTTTTGTCACTATTTTAAGGATTTTCGCGGGTCCTTTGGCAGGTATTACTAAAATGCCCTATCAAAAGTTTCTATTCTACAATTTTAGTGGTGCTGCGGTGTGGTCAACTACCATTGTCACTTTGGCTTATTTTTTAGGCAATGTTGTATCTCTAGAGCAAATTATTATTTGGTTTTCTCAAGCTGGCATAGCTGCCTTGGCTTTATTAATTGCCTTGTTGGGGATTGTTTTTGTTTGGGAATATAGACAGAAAAAACTTTTACCCAAAGATTAA
- a CDS encoding rhomboid family protein, producing MIPLRDENPTSSTPIVVYGLIAINIIVFIHQISLGSELGSFLQLYAVIPKQLSESFGGIAVNQPVPEIATLITSQFLHGGLMHIGGNMLFLWTFGDNIEHDLGHVKFLLFYLICGILAGLSHWLFAMQSTIPTLGASGAIAGVMGAYLIKYPKAKILTLLPLIIIWTTVRIPAIYFLGFWFVQQAISSVASLGMTQSSGVAYWAHAGGFIFGAILAPIFGLMKRR from the coding sequence ATGATTCCCTTAAGAGATGAAAATCCTACTAGCAGTACCCCGATAGTAGTATATGGGTTAATTGCGATAAATATAATTGTTTTTATCCATCAAATATCTTTGGGTTCAGAATTAGGAAGTTTTCTACAGCTTTATGCGGTTATTCCCAAACAATTGAGTGAGAGTTTTGGTGGGATAGCAGTTAATCAGCCAGTGCCTGAAATAGCGACATTAATTACTTCTCAATTTTTACATGGTGGGTTGATGCACATTGGGGGAAATATGTTATTCCTCTGGACTTTTGGCGATAATATCGAACACGATTTAGGTCATGTTAAATTCCTGCTATTTTACTTAATCTGTGGAATTTTAGCAGGTTTAAGCCATTGGTTGTTTGCGATGCAGTCTACTATTCCAACCCTTGGGGCTAGTGGAGCGATCGCTGGGGTGATGGGGGCATATCTAATCAAATATCCCAAAGCCAAGATTTTAACTTTACTCCCTCTAATAATAATTTGGACGACTGTACGTATTCCTGCTATTTACTTTCTGGGTTTTTGGTTTGTACAACAGGCAATTAGTAGTGTTGCCTCTTTAGGAATGACACAATCTAGTGGGGTAGCATATTGGGCGCACGCTGGAGGTTTCATTTTCGGCGCAATACTCGCACCCATCTTCGGCTTAATGAAACGTCGGTAA
- a CDS encoding polynucleotide adenylyltransferase region — MHNNIEKIRSYLNLINFPCDLELGDDAYLVGGSVRDALLQRYKDPIDLDFVVPNKAIQTAQKIAHRYQAGFVVLDEQRAIARVVFKQGTLDFAQQVGTSIFSDLQRRDFTINAIAYHLSSQSLIDPHGGLRDLDQGILRMVSLTNLEEDPLRLLRAYRQAAQLKFTVEADTRKAIRDRAYLLKTIAAERVQAELNYLFTAPEGNRWLAHATADQLLQLWLPSVDLAKINQLDAVKEAVTTCLDLGLKQPQLLLLTILATLVSPQPTIAETELTQLKYSRAQIKAVVKTVQHLPQLQNLTTMMSLSAQYLWFLATKETFPLIMARAIALKVDRQLLDTLLQRYLDPSDPVVYPQPLVTGKDLMDQLNLTPSPLIGKLLNQIQIAQIEAKISTPKQAIDWAQSLLDS, encoded by the coding sequence ATGCACAATAATATAGAAAAAATTAGATCCTATTTAAATCTGATTAATTTCCCTTGCGACTTAGAATTAGGCGATGACGCTTATTTAGTTGGGGGATCAGTGCGCGATGCTTTACTACAACGTTACAAAGATCCTATAGATTTAGATTTTGTCGTCCCCAATAAAGCAATTCAAACAGCCCAAAAAATTGCTCATCGTTATCAAGCAGGGTTTGTCGTCTTAGATGAACAAAGAGCGATCGCTAGGGTAGTATTTAAGCAAGGAACTTTAGATTTTGCCCAGCAAGTTGGTACAAGTATTTTTAGTGATCTTCAAAGACGAGATTTTACCATCAATGCGATCGCCTATCATCTCTCATCTCAATCGTTAATCGATCCTCATGGAGGTTTGAGGGATCTAGATCAAGGTATTCTACGCATGGTGAGCCTGACTAATTTAGAAGAAGATCCCCTAAGATTGCTAAGGGCATATCGTCAAGCAGCCCAATTAAAGTTTACAGTCGAAGCTGATACTAGAAAAGCTATTCGCGATCGCGCTTATCTCTTAAAAACCATTGCAGCAGAAAGAGTACAAGCCGAATTAAATTATCTTTTTACCGCCCCAGAAGGTAATCGTTGGTTAGCTCACGCTACGGCGGATCAGTTATTGCAGCTATGGCTACCTAGTGTAGATTTGGCAAAAATTAACCAGTTAGATGCTGTAAAAGAGGCAGTGACAACTTGCCTTGATTTAGGATTAAAACAACCACAACTATTATTACTTACGATCTTAGCTACTTTAGTTTCTCCCCAACCCACGATCGCCGAAACTGAGCTTACCCAACTAAAATATTCCCGCGCTCAAATCAAAGCTGTAGTTAAAACTGTACAACATTTGCCTCAATTACAGAACCTAACTACAATGATGAGTTTGTCAGCACAATATTTATGGTTTTTAGCCACAAAAGAAACCTTTCCCCTAATAATGGCAAGAGCGATCGCCCTAAAAGTAGATAGACAATTACTTGATACCCTACTGCAACGCTATTTAGATCCCAGCGATCCCGTCGTCTATCCTCAACCTTTAGTTACAGGTAAGGATTTGATGGATCAATTAAACCTCACCCCCTCCCCCCTAATTGGTAAATTATTAAATCAAATCCAAATAGCCCAAATAGAAGCTAAAATATCTACCCCCAAGCAAGCTATAGACTGGGCGCAGTCTTTATTAGATAGTTAG